One genomic segment of Actinoplanes ianthinogenes includes these proteins:
- a CDS encoding response regulator transcription factor, with translation MASTSAVTGVLVVEDQRTLADALRIGIDAQPDLECVGAVDRVDDALRLIATGHPDVVLMDIHLPGTDGVDGTRQVKAARPATRVLILTADPTPGLLAAAVAAGATGFLGKDTPFADILAAIRSPAGGKMIVEGEALAALARARSSREGRPATLTARETDILALMGDGLDPRAIAARLVISVHTVRGHVKQILRKLGAHSQLEAVVTATRTGLLKNSSSGGSGQPR, from the coding sequence GTGGCGAGCACATCCGCGGTCACCGGGGTGCTGGTGGTCGAAGACCAGCGGACGCTCGCCGACGCCCTGCGCATCGGGATCGACGCCCAGCCCGACCTGGAGTGCGTGGGCGCCGTGGACCGCGTCGACGACGCGCTGCGGCTGATCGCCACCGGCCACCCGGACGTGGTCCTGATGGACATCCACCTGCCCGGCACCGACGGGGTCGACGGCACCCGGCAGGTCAAGGCGGCGCGCCCGGCGACCCGGGTGCTGATCCTGACCGCCGACCCCACCCCCGGCCTTCTCGCCGCCGCGGTCGCCGCGGGCGCCACGGGCTTTCTCGGCAAGGACACCCCGTTCGCCGACATCCTGGCCGCGATCCGGTCTCCCGCCGGCGGCAAGATGATCGTCGAGGGCGAGGCGCTCGCCGCCCTTGCCAGGGCCCGGTCGTCCCGCGAGGGCCGGCCGGCCACCCTCACCGCCCGGGAGACCGACATCCTCGCGCTCATGGGTGACGGTCTTGACCCGCGGGCGATCGCCGCACGGCTGGTCATCAGCGTCCACACGGTGCGCGGACACGTGAAACAGATCCTGCGCAAGCTGGGCGCCCACAGCCAACTCGAAGCCGTCGTCACCGCCACCCGGACCGGACTGCTGAAAAACAGCTCATCTGGGGGGTCCGGTCAGCCCAGGTAG